In the Endozoicomonas sp. SCSIO W0465 genome, TTCTTTCATCATCAAGCGCTGAGAAGGCCTGGGAACTTCGAAATCCCGGGAGAGCGGCGAACCAGACTGGCCAGCCTCAGGAATGACCAGAACATCACCCAGCGCTTTAGCGTGAGATTCGGCAGGCAAAGTCACGGGCTTAGCGACCTTCGCCTCGGTGTAATCTCCGGCACGATCCCGCAAATATCCTTGTTGGCCAAAGGGATTGGCACAACCTGTCAGCACCAATGCGCTGATAGCAACAGACAGACCCAACCGGGTATGCCTTTTCAACTCATTGATCCTTTGACCTGGAACCATCAAATCAACCCCGCCTTTTGCAGTGCAATTCTAACATCAGAGTGGTAACACGCCGAGAGGGGCGTCAATGGCAAACGAATACCATCCTTGATCATGCCCATCTCCTTCAATGCCCATTTCACTGGAATCGGATTAGCTTCCAGAAAGAGCTTGCTGCCCAATGCATCAATACGGGCATTGAGCGCTTCCGCTTTACTGCGATCACCCGCCATCGCAGCAACACACAATTCATGCATAATCTTTGGCGCAACATTATTGACCACAGAGATAACACCATTGGCCCCCTGAAGCATCAACTCCATACCGGTAGCATCATCACCGGAGTATATGGCAAAGTCGTCACCGCACAACTCACGGATCTCCCTGCCACGCTCAATAATGCCAGTGGCCTCCTTGACCCCGACAATATTGTCGAGTTGACTCAGGCGACCTATGGTTTCCGGCAGCAGATCCACCGCTGTGCGGCCGGGAACATTATAGAGAATCTGGGGAATCGCAACCGATTCAGCCACCGTTTTATAATGAAGATAAAGCCCTTGCTGAGTCGGCTTATTGTAATAAGGTGTCACCAGTAAACAGGCATCGACCCCCAATGCCCTGGCTTCAGCTGTCAGGTGAACAGCCTCAGCAGTCGAGTTCGCCCCGGTACCGGCAATCACCGGAATCCGGCCATTAACCTGATCCACCATCCG is a window encoding:
- the dapA gene encoding 4-hydroxy-tetrahydrodipicolinate synthase — protein: MITGSLVAIVTPMHGNGELDWESMHALVEHHIDQGTDGIVVVGTTGESATLTVQEHCEAMKRMVDQVNGRIPVIAGTGANSTAEAVHLTAEARALGVDACLLVTPYYNKPTQQGLYLHYKTVAESVAIPQILYNVPGRTAVDLLPETIGRLSQLDNIVGVKEATGIIERGREIRELCGDDFAIYSGDDATGMELMLQGANGVISVVNNVAPKIMHELCVAAMAGDRSKAEALNARIDALGSKLFLEANPIPVKWALKEMGMIKDGIRLPLTPLSACYHSDVRIALQKAGLI